A stretch of Flavobacterium sp. N1994 DNA encodes these proteins:
- the tnpA gene encoding IS200/IS605 family transposase — protein sequence MANTYTQIHIQFVFAVKHRDGLIHSTFKEELYQYIAGIIKYHNHKLLVINGMPDHLHLLVGMRPTQSISELMQDIKASSSKWINEKQFLKVKFEWQEGYGAFSYSKSSVNRVIDYIKNQEQHHTIQTFQEEYLEFLKLFDIEYDAKYVFKEPM from the coding sequence ATGGCAAATACATACACGCAAATACATATCCAATTTGTTTTCGCTGTAAAGCACAGAGACGGATTAATCCATTCCACATTCAAAGAAGAATTATACCAATACATTGCAGGCATTATTAAATACCATAATCATAAATTATTAGTTATAAACGGAATGCCTGATCATTTGCACCTATTAGTTGGAATGCGACCAACACAATCTATTTCAGAATTAATGCAAGACATAAAAGCAAGTTCTTCAAAATGGATAAATGAAAAGCAATTTTTAAAAGTAAAATTTGAATGGCAAGAAGGATACGGTGCCTTTTCATATTCTAAATCTAGTGTTAATAGGGTCATTGACTATATTAAAAATCAAGAACAACATCATACAATTCAAACCTTTCAAGAGGAATATTTAGAATTTTTAAAATTATTTGATATTGAATATGACGCAAAATATGTTTTTAAAGAGCCAATGTAA
- a CDS encoding helix-turn-helix domain-containing protein, giving the protein MNIKEKFGQKVKALREEKGFSIEQLANISNVDRNYISDIEKGKRNASIEIIEKVITGLETDFATFFSDKSFKK; this is encoded by the coding sequence ATGAATATTAAAGAAAAATTTGGACAAAAAGTGAAAGCACTACGAGAAGAAAAAGGCTTCTCTATTGAGCAATTAGCTAATATCTCCAATGTAGACAGGAACTATATCTCTGATATAGAAAAAGGAAAAAGAAATGCTTCGATTGAAATAATCGAGAAAGTAATAACCGGATTAGAAACTGATTTTGCAACATTCTTCAGTGATAAAAGTTTTAAGAAATGA
- the dcm gene encoding DNA (cytosine-5-)-methyltransferase has protein sequence MKSKKLKVAELFAGVGGFRLGLEKNNLYEVVWSNQWEPSTKIQHASMVYEARFGSENHSNQDIAQVPISEIPDHDILVGGFPCQDYSVATTLHNSKGLIGKKGVLWWSIQKILNDKKNKPKYLFLENVDRLLKSPSNQRGRDFAVMLKSLDDLGYAVEWRVINAAEYGMPQRRRRVFFLGYHKSTKLYQKMKQSIKIDWLTNEGTIAKGFPVSIENSNINSFELNGDLVEVSDNFNKDGKLSPFLNTGLLIDGQIHTIKTYPNYDGSRTVLKDVLQNGEVTDDFFINENDLMKWEYLKGSKKEVRRTADDFEYNYSEGAMIFPDALDNASRTIITGEGGNSPSRFKHVVKSDRGLRRLTPVELERLNMFPDNHTKLNGITDTKRAFFMGNALVVGVIEKIGDELYKNINE, from the coding sequence ATGAAATCTAAAAAATTGAAAGTAGCGGAGCTATTTGCTGGTGTTGGAGGATTTCGACTAGGTTTAGAAAAAAATAATCTTTATGAAGTAGTTTGGAGTAACCAATGGGAACCATCTACAAAAATTCAACATGCTTCTATGGTTTATGAAGCACGTTTTGGTTCTGAAAATCATTCAAACCAAGATATTGCTCAAGTACCAATATCTGAAATTCCCGATCATGATATACTTGTTGGAGGCTTTCCTTGTCAAGACTATTCTGTAGCTACTACTCTTCACAACTCAAAAGGTTTGATTGGGAAAAAAGGTGTGCTTTGGTGGTCGATTCAAAAGATATTAAATGATAAAAAAAACAAACCAAAATATCTATTTCTTGAGAATGTAGATCGACTTTTAAAATCTCCTTCAAATCAAAGAGGAAGAGATTTTGCTGTAATGTTAAAAAGTTTAGACGATTTAGGTTATGCTGTTGAATGGAGAGTAATAAATGCTGCAGAATATGGAATGCCTCAAAGAAGAAGAAGAGTTTTCTTCTTAGGCTATCATAAATCAACCAAACTTTATCAAAAAATGAAACAATCTATAAAAATAGATTGGCTTACAAACGAAGGGACAATTGCAAAAGGCTTCCCTGTTTCAATTGAAAATAGTAATATAAATTCTTTTGAATTAAATGGCGATTTAGTTGAAGTGTCAGATAATTTTAATAAAGATGGTAAATTATCCCCTTTCTTGAATACTGGTTTATTGATAGATGGGCAAATTCATACTATAAAAACTTATCCAAATTATGATGGCAGTAGAACTGTTTTAAAAGATGTATTGCAAAACGGTGAGGTGACTGATGATTTTTTCATAAATGAAAATGATTTGATGAAATGGGAATATTTAAAAGGATCTAAAAAAGAAGTGAGAAGAACTGCTGATGATTTTGAATACAATTACAGTGAAGGAGCAATGATTTTTCCTGATGCATTAGACAATGCTTCAAGAACTATTATTACAGGAGAAGGAGGAAATTCACCTTCAAGATTTAAGCATGTTGTCAAATCAGATAGAGGATTAAGAAGGCTAACACCAGTAGAGCTAGAAAGACTAAATATGTTCCCAGATAATCACACCAAATTAAATGGAATTACAGATACAAAAAGAGCCTTTTTCATGGGAAATGCTTTAGTTGTTGGGGTCATAGAAAAAATTGGCGATGAATTATATAAAAACATAAATGAGTAA
- a CDS encoding MutH/Sau3AI family endonuclease: MSNDSLPYDDSNINSILNYALLLLNKSLSDVIENDLETSFKGKGSFGQKIEKLYFKYEPNSKSEPDFVKVGMELKTTPLKEVKRGFVSKERLVFNSIDYNNICNEAFKTSSFWKKNQLILLMFYLHEYGKLDFDYIFKIIRIWQFPSTDLKIIKDDWELIVNKIKAGKAHELSEGDTVYLGACTKGANKESVVSQPYSKEKAMKRAFSLKSKYLNFIIEKSLKKEEIVIDYDEYDKILNENNISEEPRAEYRKINLKDLEPIVKSLDEYKPGETFEELVIKKFNPYIGLTENQIVQKLNFKVTEAKNKINLLSKAILGVTKNKIEEFEKADIQMKTIKLENSGSLKESMSFSQIQYKEIINEEWEDSYWFNSLTKRFFFVIFEKNEKGELVFKKVMFWTMPNKDLEKARIFWEDTKEKIINNDFNHFIKISDNKMCHIRPKGRNSLDLMETISGTNEKKKCYWLNSTYIKEIIK; the protein is encoded by the coding sequence ATGAGTAATGACTCACTACCATATGATGATTCTAACATAAATTCTATTCTGAATTACGCATTGCTATTATTAAATAAATCATTATCTGATGTAATTGAAAATGATTTAGAAACATCATTCAAAGGCAAAGGAAGTTTTGGTCAAAAAATAGAAAAACTATATTTTAAGTACGAACCAAACTCAAAATCAGAACCTGATTTTGTTAAAGTTGGGATGGAATTAAAGACTACTCCTTTAAAAGAGGTTAAAAGAGGATTTGTTTCTAAAGAAAGATTAGTCTTTAATAGCATAGATTATAATAATATTTGTAATGAGGCTTTTAAAACAAGTAGTTTTTGGAAAAAAAATCAATTAATACTATTAATGTTCTATCTACATGAATATGGTAAATTAGATTTTGACTATATCTTTAAAATAATTAGAATTTGGCAATTTCCTTCAACTGATTTAAAAATAATTAAAGATGATTGGGAATTAATTGTAAATAAAATTAAAGCTGGAAAAGCTCACGAATTATCAGAAGGAGATACTGTTTACCTAGGAGCATGTACAAAGGGTGCAAATAAAGAATCTGTTGTAAGTCAACCTTATTCAAAAGAGAAAGCAATGAAAAGAGCTTTTTCTTTGAAATCAAAATATTTAAATTTCATAATTGAAAAAAGTTTAAAAAAAGAAGAAATCGTAATCGACTATGATGAATACGATAAGATTCTTAACGAAAATAATATATCCGAAGAACCTAGGGCTGAATACAGAAAAATAAACTTAAAAGATTTAGAACCTATTGTTAAATCTTTGGATGAATATAAACCCGGAGAAACATTTGAAGAACTAGTTATTAAAAAATTTAACCCATATATTGGATTAACTGAAAATCAAATTGTACAAAAACTAAACTTTAAAGTTACAGAAGCCAAAAACAAAATAAATCTGCTTTCAAAAGCCATACTTGGTGTTACAAAAAATAAAATCGAAGAGTTTGAAAAAGCAGACATTCAAATGAAGACTATAAAATTAGAAAATAGTGGTTCATTGAAGGAAAGTATGTCTTTCTCTCAAATCCAGTATAAAGAAATTATTAATGAAGAATGGGAAGATTCATATTGGTTTAATTCATTAACGAAAAGATTTTTCTTTGTTATATTTGAGAAAAATGAAAAGGGCGAATTAGTGTTTAAAAAAGTAATGTTCTGGACTATGCCTAATAAAGATTTAGAAAAGGCTAGAATATTCTGGGAGGATACAAAAGAGAAAATAATCAATAATGATTTTAATCATTTCATTAAAATTTCAGATAATAAAATGTGCCATATTAGACCTAAAGGTAGAAATAGTTTAGACTTAATGGAAACTATTTCAGGTACAAATGAAAAGAAAAAATGTTATTGGTTAAATTCAACATACATAAAAGAAATAATAAAATAA
- a CDS encoding 2OG-Fe(II) oxygenase, which translates to MEADFEDLIAGYLADKIGISDHFLSAGLCEHLASNLLLLHEDNELKAAGVGNDSLLQHSQFIRKDKIYWLDKHHNDPYENEFFTKMDAFVAYLNSTCYTNIKSYEFHYSLYEAGDFYVKHLDQFKDNSSRQFSMISYLNPNWETQDGGELLVYQTNANQTITPTQGKTVFFKSSVLEHEVLVTQGRRMSVTGWLKI; encoded by the coding sequence ATGGAAGCGGATTTTGAGGACTTGATTGCAGGGTATTTAGCAGATAAGATTGGGATATCGGATCATTTTTTGAGTGCGGGTTTGTGTGAGCACTTGGCTTCTAACTTATTATTGTTGCATGAGGACAATGAACTCAAAGCAGCAGGAGTAGGGAATGATAGTTTGCTACAGCATAGTCAGTTCATTCGGAAAGACAAGATTTATTGGTTGGATAAGCATCACAATGACCCTTATGAGAATGAATTCTTTACCAAGATGGATGCTTTTGTAGCTTATTTGAATAGCACTTGCTATACAAACATTAAAAGTTATGAGTTTCATTACTCTTTATATGAAGCGGGCGACTTTTATGTAAAGCACTTAGACCAGTTTAAAGACAACTCTAGCCGACAATTCTCGATGATTAGTTATTTGAATCCGAATTGGGAGACCCAAGATGGGGGAGAGTTGCTGGTTTATCAAACGAATGCCAACCAAACTATTACACCCACTCAGGGTAAAACGGTTTTTTTTAAAAGCAGTGTTTTGGAGCATGAAGTATTAGTGACTCAGGGGCGGAGGATGAGTGTTACGGGCTGGTTGAAAATTTAA
- a CDS encoding YybH family protein: protein MKNKIINGMALVAFITLVMACQPKKEETTAAPAVDKDQIKTELQALETGFADAMNAGKPETIVYYAEDATSYDQNMAPLVGKAAIDAQLADRSKKTPKGNKVSYTANEVFPSSDGNQVVELGSYTVVDSTGAKKSSGNYMSLFVKKDGKYTCIRDMGASDMPNEEKK from the coding sequence ATGAAAAACAAGATCATCAACGGGATGGCTCTAGTGGCTTTTATTACTTTAGTAATGGCCTGTCAACCCAAAAAAGAAGAAACCACTGCAGCGCCTGCAGTAGACAAAGACCAAATCAAAACCGAATTACAAGCGCTAGAAACTGGTTTTGCTGATGCCATGAACGCCGGTAAACCCGAAACTATTGTTTATTATGCAGAGGACGCCACCAGTTATGACCAAAACATGGCACCTCTAGTAGGAAAAGCGGCCATTGATGCCCAGCTAGCAGACCGTTCTAAAAAGACTCCTAAAGGCAACAAAGTATCTTACACTGCTAATGAAGTATTTCCATCCAGTGATGGCAATCAAGTAGTAGAACTAGGAAGTTACACTGTGGTGGATTCAACTGGGGCTAAAAAAAGTTCTGGTAACTACATGAGTCTTTTTGTAAAAAAAGACGGTAAGTATACCTGCATCCGTGACATGGGCGCTTCCGATATGCCAAATGAAGAAAAGAAATAA
- a CDS encoding YybH family protein produces MKNKILNSIVFISILAFVIGCKPKTQEVTIDKVQIKNDIQAIENKMAEMYNNRELVGEEYYADDATSFSQNKPPLVGKSAIDQSIKEDLANFQKGNQIAFVANEIFPSNDGNQVIEVGSYRVSDSTSTAIYTGNYMALFEKRDGKYVCIRDMAASDRPKIEIAKPEEKKEDKK; encoded by the coding sequence ATGAAAAACAAGATTTTAAACAGCATCGTTTTTATTTCAATTTTAGCTTTCGTAATCGGCTGTAAGCCAAAAACACAAGAAGTAACTATTGACAAAGTACAAATCAAAAACGATATACAAGCCATAGAAAACAAAATGGCCGAAATGTATAACAATCGTGAACTCGTAGGCGAAGAATACTATGCCGATGATGCCACCAGCTTTTCACAAAATAAACCCCCATTAGTAGGAAAGTCAGCCATTGATCAATCTATCAAAGAAGACTTAGCTAATTTTCAAAAAGGCAATCAAATAGCATTTGTAGCCAATGAAATATTCCCCTCCAACGACGGAAATCAAGTAATAGAAGTAGGAAGCTACAGAGTATCTGACTCTACTTCAACAGCAATATACACTGGTAATTATATGGCTCTCTTTGAAAAAAGAGATGGTAAATACGTTTGCATCAGAGATATGGCCGCCTCTGACAGACCAAAAATAGAAATCGCCAAACCAGAAGAGAAAAAAGAAGATAAAAAGTAA
- a CDS encoding methionine aminotransferase — translation MSKLPHIGTSIFTIMSQMANEYNAINLSQGFPNFPVDKRLTDIVAKLATQNVHQYTPMSGYPPLLDKIVNLTQQSYQRTVSPKEEILITAGATEGIFATIQALVNANEEVIILDPSYDCYEAPILLINAKPIRVSLNDDFTPNWESIKKATNEKTKLIIINNPHNPTGKTWTEDDFIQLEKLTVAFPNLVILSDEVYEYITFEQPHVSIHHRPKLWNKSISISSFGKSFHITGWKIGYVIAPEHLMKEIKKVHQFLVFSVNSISQVAISEYLDSVEVNSLGNFYQQKRDFFRTLLKDTKLELLPCEGTYFQVASYANISQEKDLDFTKRLVTEFGVATIPISTFYANGKDAKCIRFCFAKDDTTLSQAAERLMKL, via the coding sequence ATGTCCAAACTCCCCCACATAGGTACCAGTATTTTTACCATCATGTCTCAAATGGCAAATGAGTATAACGCTATCAATCTATCACAAGGTTTCCCCAACTTCCCAGTAGATAAAAGACTAACCGATATAGTAGCTAAGTTAGCGACACAAAACGTACACCAATACACTCCAATGAGCGGCTATCCTCCACTATTAGATAAGATTGTCAACCTGACCCAACAATCCTATCAAAGAACGGTTAGTCCAAAAGAGGAAATCCTTATCACTGCTGGTGCTACTGAAGGAATATTTGCCACCATTCAAGCGCTAGTCAATGCCAATGAAGAAGTAATTATCCTAGACCCAAGCTATGATTGTTATGAAGCGCCTATATTATTAATTAATGCTAAACCTATTAGAGTTTCACTCAATGATGATTTTACACCTAATTGGGAAAGCATCAAAAAAGCAACCAATGAAAAAACCAAACTTATCATCATCAACAATCCCCACAACCCCACAGGAAAAACTTGGACCGAAGATGATTTTATTCAGTTAGAAAAACTAACGGTTGCCTTCCCTAACCTAGTAATCCTTTCAGATGAAGTATACGAATACATCACCTTTGAACAACCTCACGTATCCATTCACCACCGTCCCAAACTTTGGAATAAAAGCATCAGCATTTCTTCCTTTGGGAAATCCTTTCACATCACAGGTTGGAAAATAGGCTACGTCATCGCTCCAGAACACTTGATGAAAGAAATCAAGAAAGTACATCAGTTCCTAGTGTTCAGCGTAAATAGCATCTCACAAGTAGCCATTTCTGAATATTTAGATAGTGTAGAGGTCAATAGCTTAGGGAATTTCTACCAACAAAAAAGAGACTTCTTCAGAACCCTTTTAAAAGATACAAAACTTGAACTCCTGCCTTGCGAAGGGACTTACTTTCAAGTCGCCTCCTACGCCAACATCAGTCAGGAAAAGGATTTAGACTTTACCAAACGATTAGTAACCGAGTTTGGAGTGGCTACTATTCCTATATCTACCTTTTATGCCAATGGTAAAGATGCTAAATGCATACGATTTTGTTTTGCCAAGGATGATACTACCCTATCCCAAGCAGCAGAACGGTTGATGAAGTTATAA
- a CDS encoding T9SS type A sorting domain-containing protein translates to MNKNYFILCLCLALTPFCSNAQVVNGDFETITCNFIPSNWGMTFLQQTTIDTQTGQTTGDEIQYTWCIPSMVYVSTEPQSGNYAMEISNALNVTQNKVIPGVANIFSDSSQSGPGWNPGVPIAVNEDVSMFGFYYKFMPAGDDIAQARMQVFDENSNEIGQATIDISGTHNEYTYIYQTINYTSTATPAFMIIAFSMAKEGSTPTFGTRLVIDNVVTNFAALGLEQNNLPNKFSFYPTLVDNEINIIPGNLQSDSISYKIINAQGSIIKQNTVSDSSAYIYTMDVSSLSSGMYFLQAESNTGSVIKKFIKK, encoded by the coding sequence ATGAACAAAAACTATTTTATCCTTTGCCTTTGTTTAGCCCTTACTCCTTTTTGCTCCAATGCTCAAGTAGTAAATGGTGACTTTGAAACTATCACTTGTAATTTTATCCCTTCTAATTGGGGAATGACTTTTTTGCAACAAACTACTATTGACACACAAACTGGGCAAACTACTGGAGATGAAATTCAATATACTTGGTGCATCCCATCGATGGTTTATGTTTCTACAGAACCTCAAAGCGGGAACTACGCTATGGAAATTTCAAATGCCCTTAATGTTACTCAAAATAAAGTTATACCAGGAGTAGCAAACATTTTCAGTGACTCATCACAAAGTGGACCTGGTTGGAATCCAGGTGTTCCTATTGCAGTGAATGAAGATGTATCCATGTTTGGTTTTTACTATAAGTTTATGCCTGCTGGGGATGATATTGCTCAAGCCAGAATGCAAGTTTTTGATGAAAATAGTAACGAAATTGGACAAGCCACAATAGATATATCAGGAACTCATAATGAATATACCTATATTTATCAAACTATTAATTACACTTCAACAGCCACTCCAGCTTTTATGATTATAGCCTTTAGTATGGCAAAAGAAGGGTCAACACCAACCTTTGGGACTCGTTTAGTTATTGATAATGTGGTAACCAATTTTGCAGCACTAGGATTAGAGCAAAATAATCTTCCGAATAAATTTTCTTTCTATCCAACATTGGTCGATAATGAAATCAATATTATCCCTGGGAATTTACAAAGTGATTCCATTTCATATAAAATCATCAATGCACAAGGAAGTATTATAAAACAAAACACTGTCAGCGATTCAAGTGCTTATATCTATACTATGGATGTGAGTTCATTAAGCTCCGGAATGTATTTTTTACAAGCAGAATCAAATACAGGTAGCGTCATCAAAAAGTTCATCAAGAAATAA
- a CDS encoding SDR family oxidoreductase, producing the protein MNFSAKMLRDNALSDKVIVVTGGGSGLGKAMTKYFLELGAKVAITSRDLEKLKTTAAELEKETNGKCLPIQCDVRHYDQVEAMLAEVLKTFGKVDVLLNNAAGNFISPTERLSANAFDTIIDIVLKGSKNCTLAFGKHWIAEKQTNCNVLNIVTTYAWTGSGYVVPSATAKAGVLAMTRSLAVEWAKYGIRMNAIAPGPFPTKGAWDRLLPGDLAEKFDMAKKVPLKRVGDHQELANLAAYLVSDFSAYINGEVIVIDGGEWLQGAGQFNILEKIPQEMWDMLEMMIKNKGNK; encoded by the coding sequence ATGAATTTTTCAGCAAAAATGCTTCGCGATAATGCTTTATCTGATAAAGTAATAGTAGTAACTGGTGGCGGTAGCGGTTTAGGTAAAGCTATGACCAAATACTTCTTAGAACTAGGGGCCAAAGTCGCCATCACTTCTAGAGATTTAGAAAAATTAAAAACCACAGCGGCCGAATTAGAAAAAGAAACTAACGGCAAATGTCTTCCTATTCAATGTGATGTACGCCATTACGATCAAGTCGAAGCCATGTTGGCTGAAGTATTGAAAACCTTTGGCAAAGTAGATGTATTGCTCAATAATGCTGCAGGAAACTTCATCTCTCCTACCGAACGATTATCTGCCAATGCTTTTGATACCATAATTGATATTGTTTTAAAAGGTTCCAAAAACTGCACTCTAGCCTTTGGAAAACATTGGATTGCTGAAAAACAAACCAACTGCAATGTCTTGAATATAGTAACCACTTATGCTTGGACAGGCTCAGGCTATGTAGTACCAAGTGCTACTGCCAAAGCCGGAGTTTTAGCAATGACCCGAAGTTTAGCAGTAGAATGGGCCAAATACGGTATCCGTATGAATGCTATTGCTCCAGGACCCTTCCCAACAAAAGGCGCATGGGACCGATTACTACCTGGTGATTTAGCCGAAAAGTTTGATATGGCCAAGAAAGTACCTTTGAAACGTGTGGGGGACCATCAGGAATTAGCCAATTTAGCAGCTTATTTAGTGTCTGATTTCTCAGCCTACATCAATGGTGAAGTCATTGTGATTGATGGTGGTGAATGGTTACAAGGCGCTGGACAATTCAACATCTTAGAAAAAATTCCACAGGAAATGTGGGACATGTTGGAAATGATGATTAAAAATAAAGGGAATAAATAG
- a CDS encoding ParA family protein, translated as MGKIIAIANQKGGVGKTTTSVNLAASLGVLEKKVLLIDADPQANASSGLGIDIENIAIGTYQILEHSNTPQEAIIPCSAPNVWVIPAHIDLVAIEIELVDKENREYMLKQALESVKDEYDYILIDCAPSLGLLTLNALTAADSVVIPIQCEYFALEGLGKLLNTIKSVQKIHNANLDIEGLLLTMFDSRLRLSNQVVEEVQKHFNDMVFKTIIQRNVKLSEAPSFGESIINFDATSRGATNYLSLAQEIIKKNSN; from the coding sequence ATGGGTAAAATCATTGCTATTGCCAATCAAAAAGGTGGTGTTGGAAAAACAACAACTTCTGTAAACCTTGCAGCATCACTGGGAGTTTTAGAAAAAAAAGTGCTTTTAATTGATGCCGATCCACAAGCCAATGCTAGTTCGGGTTTAGGCATCGATATAGAAAATATTGCTATTGGAACCTACCAAATTCTGGAACATAGTAATACCCCTCAAGAAGCTATAATTCCATGTAGTGCTCCAAATGTTTGGGTAATTCCAGCACATATCGACTTGGTGGCCATTGAAATAGAATTAGTTGACAAAGAAAACCGCGAGTACATGCTGAAACAAGCTTTGGAAAGTGTGAAAGATGAATATGATTATATTCTAATTGACTGTGCCCCTTCATTAGGATTACTAACCTTAAACGCATTAACTGCTGCGGATAGTGTTGTGATTCCAATTCAATGTGAATATTTTGCCTTGGAAGGTTTAGGAAAATTATTAAACACTATCAAAAGTGTTCAAAAAATACATAATGCCAATTTAGATATTGAAGGGCTTCTTTTAACCATGTTTGATTCTCGTTTGCGTTTATCGAATCAAGTCGTAGAAGAAGTTCAGAAACATTTCAACGATATGGTTTTCAAAACTATCATCCAACGAAATGTAAAATTGAGTGAAGCTCCAAGTTTTGGTGAAAGTATTATTAACTTTGATGCTACGAGTAGAGGTGCAACCAACTATTTAAGTTTAGCACAAGAAATTATCAAGAAAAACAGCAATTAA
- a CDS encoding ParB/RepB/Spo0J family partition protein: MAKAIKKQALGRGLSALLKDPDNDIKSVNDKNADKVVGNIIELDIDAITINPFQPRSNFNEDALQELASSIKELGLIQPITVRKLDFNNYQLISGERRLRASKLVGLTTIPAYIRIANDNESLIMALVENIQRHDLDPIEIALSYQRLIDEIQLTQEQMSERVGKKRSTIANYLRLLKLDPIIQTGIRDGFISMGHGRAIINIENQDVQTDIYQKIVSQNLSVRETEALVKNYQDSIKPVTAKAKKTTTFSIPEEQKKAFVNFFGTKIDVKVAGNGKGKITIPFHSEEDFNRIIKLIKG; this comes from the coding sequence ATGGCAAAAGCTATAAAAAAACAAGCATTAGGAAGAGGATTATCAGCTTTACTGAAAGATCCAGATAACGATATTAAATCGGTTAATGATAAAAACGCCGATAAAGTTGTTGGGAATATCATCGAATTAGATATTGATGCTATTACTATAAATCCGTTCCAGCCTAGAAGTAATTTTAATGAAGATGCGTTACAGGAATTAGCTTCCTCCATCAAAGAATTAGGACTTATTCAGCCGATTACTGTTCGTAAATTAGATTTCAATAACTACCAATTAATTTCGGGAGAAAGACGTTTACGTGCCTCAAAATTAGTCGGTTTAACAACCATTCCTGCTTACATCCGTATTGCCAATGACAATGAGTCATTGATAATGGCTTTAGTAGAAAATATTCAACGTCACGACTTAGATCCAATTGAAATTGCACTTTCTTATCAAAGATTAATTGACGAAATTCAATTGACTCAAGAACAAATGAGTGAACGAGTGGGAAAAAAACGTTCAACGATTGCCAATTATCTGCGTTTGTTAAAATTAGACCCTATCATTCAAACTGGAATTCGTGACGGATTCATCAGTATGGGACACGGTCGCGCCATCATTAACATAGAAAATCAAGACGTACAAACCGATATTTATCAAAAAATTGTAAGCCAAAATCTTTCCGTTCGGGAAACAGAAGCTTTGGTTAAGAATTATCAAGATAGTATCAAACCTGTAACGGCTAAAGCGAAAAAAACAACTACATTTAGTATCCCTGAAGAACAAAAAAAGGCATTCGTAAATTTCTTCGGAACCAAAATAGACGTGAAAGTCGCAGGTAATGGTAAAGGAAAAATTACTATTCCTTTTCATTCGGAAGAAGATTTTAACCGTATTATCAAATTAATAAAAGGATAG
- a CDS encoding DUF5683 domain-containing protein, whose translation MNKLLYIVIILFLFGNQKVLAQQIGDAIKAKDSVKVNEIDPLRPAKAAFYSAILPGLGQAYNKKYWKIPLVYGAIASSLYFYITNNNKYHSYRDAYNRRLAGFTDDEYRYLDDSRLIAAQRFYQRNRDLSLLVCIGFYVLNIVDANVDAHLTQFNVSDKLSLKPDVYLNQFDYKPNLGLTFNYKF comes from the coding sequence GTGAATAAACTTTTATACATAGTTATTATCCTTTTTCTTTTTGGAAATCAAAAGGTCTTGGCGCAACAAATTGGTGATGCCATCAAAGCAAAAGACTCTGTAAAAGTAAATGAGATTGACCCACTTAGACCAGCTAAAGCAGCATTCTATTCGGCTATATTACCAGGTTTAGGACAGGCCTATAATAAAAAATACTGGAAAATACCTCTTGTTTACGGTGCCATCGCATCTAGTCTCTACTTTTATATTACCAACAATAATAAATACCATAGCTATCGCGATGCCTACAACCGACGATTAGCTGGATTTACGGATGACGAATATCGATATCTTGACGATTCAAGATTAATCGCTGCCCAACGTTTTTACCAACGGAATAGAGATTTATCCTTGTTAGTCTGTATTGGTTTTTATGTTTTAAATATTGTTGATGCCAATGTTGACGCGCATCTAACACAATTCAACGTAAGTGATAAATTGTCCTTAAAACCTGATGTGTATCTAAATCAATTCGATTATAAACCCAATTTAGGTCTAACATTTAATTACAAATTCTAA